One part of the Bacillus sp. FJAT-45350 genome encodes these proteins:
- a CDS encoding macrolide 2'-phosphotransferase produces MNTLKIKQLANSKGLDILEDTVKINESGVDFQVAHAKDQNANNWILRVPRRPESMRHALKEKKALDIINNYARFEVPNWSIFSEDFIAYKQLSGVPAATIDVEQQNYVWSIDESNVPSEYYYSLGKALADLHTLPQQQFKDIGVEMVGASELRASMKQRMERVKEKYDVNQNLWDRWQTWLAEDSLWPSHVGVKHGDLHPGHILIDKNNHVTGLIDWTEVGIGDVSDDFTSHHLLFGKDGLKKLIDAYDNAGGKTWSRMDEHIIELLTTSGITVAEYAQASGLKDMHEAAVHMLASDS; encoded by the coding sequence ATGAATACACTTAAAATTAAACAATTAGCAAATAGTAAAGGCCTAGATATTTTAGAAGATACGGTAAAAATAAATGAGTCTGGTGTTGACTTTCAAGTAGCACATGCCAAGGATCAGAACGCTAATAATTGGATACTCAGGGTTCCACGTAGACCAGAATCTATGAGACATGCATTAAAAGAGAAAAAAGCGTTAGATATCATTAATAACTATGCAAGATTTGAAGTTCCCAATTGGTCGATTTTCTCAGAAGACTTCATTGCCTATAAGCAACTAAGTGGTGTACCTGCTGCTACTATTGACGTTGAACAACAAAACTATGTGTGGAGTATTGATGAATCCAATGTACCATCTGAATATTATTATTCATTAGGAAAAGCCCTAGCAGATTTACACACTTTACCTCAACAACAATTCAAAGATATCGGTGTTGAAATGGTTGGTGCTAGTGAGTTAAGAGCTTCCATGAAACAGCGAATGGAACGTGTAAAAGAAAAATACGATGTTAATCAAAATTTGTGGGACCGTTGGCAGACTTGGTTAGCTGAAGACTCTCTTTGGCCTTCCCATGTTGGGGTAAAACATGGAGATCTGCATCCCGGCCATATTCTTATTGATAAGAACAATCATGTTACGGGCTTAATTGATTGGACAGAAGTTGGGATAGGTGATGTATCTGACGATTTCACGTCGCATCATCTACTCTTTGGTAAAGATGGATTGAAAAAGTTAATCGACGCTTATGACAACGCTGGAGGAAAAACCTGGTCAAGAATGGATGAGCATATTATTGAACTTCTAACAACAAGTGGCATCACTGTTGCAGAATACGCTCAAGCGTCGGGATTGAAAGACATGCATGAGGCAGCTGTACACATGCTTGCAAGTGATAGCTAA